A DNA window from Haloactinospora alba contains the following coding sequences:
- a CDS encoding sensor histidine kinase produces MPADIPMENRQGRVSEPSDTHAWEVSWWWHALVLAGLAVVAGTAYATAPPGWRWVALALMGALVVWFPLGGWLLLSAGSRYGSPRDAVFVLVVAVLYTPVCVITPPASWGMFVVAPVCFMLAGRWFGLATVATVLLVPQILQLPLGRATPGELAFILVVYVPVLGFSAWMSFWIERIIDQSAERSELITELRRSRAEVTRLSEEAGAMAEREHLAREIHDTLAQGFTSIVTLANAVEAEISADPQAARRHVAMMRDTASENLAEARALVAARGPAALDATSLEEALSRATRRLGEELGADARFTTTGEGFPPPSAVQVGLLRAAQEALANVRKHAAAGRVTVTLAYEPGRVALEVTDDGRGFDSGTHPPGHGLESLTARAERAGGACEVHSRPGAGTEVRMTVPVTNEPGGRQQ; encoded by the coding sequence GTGCCTGCTGACATTCCGATGGAGAACCGCCAGGGACGGGTGAGCGAACCGTCCGACACCCACGCGTGGGAGGTGTCGTGGTGGTGGCACGCGCTGGTGCTGGCCGGGCTGGCCGTGGTGGCCGGGACCGCCTACGCCACCGCTCCGCCCGGGTGGCGCTGGGTCGCGCTCGCGCTGATGGGTGCCCTCGTCGTGTGGTTCCCGCTGGGGGGTTGGCTGCTGCTGTCCGCGGGCAGCAGGTACGGTTCCCCGCGGGATGCGGTCTTCGTCCTCGTGGTGGCGGTGCTGTACACCCCGGTGTGCGTCATAACGCCCCCCGCCAGCTGGGGCATGTTCGTGGTGGCGCCGGTGTGCTTCATGCTGGCCGGACGCTGGTTCGGCCTGGCCACCGTGGCGACCGTCCTGCTGGTGCCGCAGATCCTGCAGCTTCCCCTGGGGCGCGCGACCCCGGGCGAACTCGCGTTCATCCTGGTGGTCTACGTGCCGGTCCTGGGGTTCTCCGCCTGGATGAGTTTCTGGATCGAGCGGATCATCGACCAGAGCGCGGAACGGTCCGAGCTGATCACCGAGCTGCGGCGCAGCCGGGCCGAGGTCACCCGGCTGTCGGAGGAGGCGGGCGCGATGGCCGAACGCGAGCACCTGGCCCGCGAGATCCACGACACCCTCGCCCAGGGCTTCACCAGTATCGTCACGCTCGCCAACGCGGTCGAGGCCGAGATCAGCGCCGACCCCCAGGCGGCGCGGCGGCACGTGGCGATGATGCGCGACACCGCGAGCGAGAACCTCGCCGAGGCGCGGGCGCTGGTTGCCGCCCGCGGCCCCGCCGCGTTGGACGCGACATCGCTGGAGGAGGCGCTGTCCCGCGCCACCCGCCGCCTGGGGGAGGAGCTGGGGGCCGACGCGCGGTTCACCACCACGGGCGAGGGGTTCCCACCACCGTCGGCGGTGCAGGTGGGGCTGCTGCGGGCGGCGCAGGAGGCGCTCGCCAACGTGCGCAAGCACGCCGCCGCCGGAAGGGTCACCGTGACGCTGGCCTACGAGCCCGGCCGGGTCGCGTTGGAGGTGACCGACGACGGGCGCGGTTTCGACAGCGGGACGCACCCTCCCGGCCACGGGTTGGAGAGCCTCACGGCCCGCGCCGAGCGTGCCGGGGGCGCATGTGAGGTACACAGCCGCCCGGGAGCGGGGACCGAGGTGCGGATGACCGTTCCCGTCACGAACGAACCGGGAGGCCGACAACAGTGA
- a CDS encoding DUF5685 family protein: MFGILRPCRHSLPDGLAQAWMSHLCGLCLALRDDHGQLARTATNYDGLVISALTTAQAAPAAGTRTAGPCPLRGMRGAEVANGAGARLAASVSLHLASAKLSDHADDGDGSASRWPVRGASRHVARRWSRRARTTDTALGVDSTPLVAVAERQRTAEREAEATGELLRGTAPTEEATAEAFAHTAVLAESPANEEPLREAGRLFGRIAHLLDAVADQEEDTAAAAWNPVTATGTPVSEVRRLCDEAAFGVRLALDEAAFHDDRLVRALLGRELERSIHRTFARAGHQPHSHGHHGQYDQYGQYDQYGQYDQYGQYRSQARHPRLRTRRGLVVLPTRGR; this comes from the coding sequence GTGTTCGGCATCCTGCGCCCGTGTCGCCACTCCCTGCCCGACGGTCTCGCCCAAGCGTGGATGTCCCACCTGTGTGGACTGTGTCTGGCGCTACGGGACGACCACGGACAACTCGCCCGCACGGCGACCAACTACGACGGTCTGGTGATCTCCGCGCTGACCACGGCCCAGGCGGCACCGGCCGCGGGTACCCGGACCGCGGGACCGTGCCCGCTGCGGGGGATGCGCGGGGCCGAGGTGGCGAACGGGGCGGGTGCCCGGTTGGCAGCCTCGGTCTCGTTGCATCTCGCCTCGGCCAAACTCAGCGACCACGCGGACGACGGTGACGGCAGTGCCTCGCGGTGGCCGGTGCGCGGCGCCTCGCGGCACGTGGCCCGCCGGTGGTCGCGGCGCGCGCGCACCACCGACACCGCGCTCGGTGTGGACAGCACGCCCCTGGTGGCGGTCGCCGAGCGCCAGCGCACCGCGGAGCGGGAGGCCGAGGCCACGGGGGAGCTGCTGCGCGGCACCGCCCCCACCGAGGAGGCCACCGCCGAGGCGTTCGCCCACACCGCTGTGCTGGCCGAGTCCCCGGCCAACGAGGAGCCGTTGCGGGAGGCCGGGCGGTTGTTCGGCCGGATCGCGCACCTGTTGGACGCGGTCGCCGACCAGGAGGAGGACACCGCCGCCGCGGCGTGGAATCCGGTCACCGCCACCGGCACCCCGGTGTCCGAGGTGCGGCGGCTGTGCGACGAGGCCGCGTTCGGTGTCCGCCTGGCGCTGGACGAGGCGGCGTTCCACGACGACCGGCTGGTGCGGGCCCTGCTGGGGAGGGAACTGGAACGCTCCATCCACCGGACGTTCGCCCGCGCCGGCCACCAACCGCACTCCCACGGACATCACGGGCAGTACGACCAGTACGGGCAGTACGACCAGTACGGGCAGTACGACCAGTACGGGCAGTACCGCAGCCAGGCGCGGCACCCGCGACTCCGGACCCGACGGGGGCTCGTGGTGCTGCCGACCCGGGGGAGGTGA
- a CDS encoding TlpA family protein disulfide reductase, whose product MPHSTPAVHRRGTARAGDRTRSARTDGRTPPSRLRRRVVAAAAAALAGTLVLAGCSGSEDSPATDSGNDDGNTRYIEGDGSTTSFAPDEREPAPDVEGETLDGETVSLDDYEGTVLVLNMWASWCGPCRAESDALNEVYTDHKGDGVDFLGVNIKDDRTAAESFEENQGIDYPSLYDQPGRIPQAFRDTVPPKAIPSTLVLDRQGRIAARVIGPVKYNKLSDLVTSVKNDDDNADAGAQ is encoded by the coding sequence ATGCCCCATTCGACGCCCGCTGTCCACCGCCGCGGCACCGCACGCGCCGGTGACCGCACGCGCAGCGCACGAACGGACGGCCGCACACCGCCTTCCCGCCTCCGACGGCGGGTGGTGGCCGCCGCCGCGGCGGCCCTCGCCGGAACACTCGTCCTGGCCGGCTGCTCCGGTTCCGAGGACTCCCCAGCGACGGACTCCGGCAACGACGACGGCAACACCCGCTACATCGAGGGGGACGGTTCCACCACCTCGTTCGCACCCGACGAGCGCGAGCCCGCCCCGGACGTGGAGGGCGAGACGCTCGACGGCGAGACGGTGAGCCTCGACGACTACGAGGGCACCGTGCTGGTGCTGAACATGTGGGCGAGCTGGTGCGGGCCGTGCCGCGCCGAGAGCGACGCCCTCAACGAGGTCTACACCGACCACAAGGGGGACGGGGTGGACTTCCTCGGCGTCAACATCAAGGACGACCGGACGGCCGCAGAGTCCTTCGAGGAGAACCAGGGCATCGACTACCCGAGCCTGTACGACCAGCCCGGAAGGATCCCGCAGGCGTTCCGGGACACCGTCCCCCCCAAGGCCATCCCCAGCACCCTCGTGCTCGACCGGCAGGGCCGGATCGCGGCCCGGGTGATCGGGCCGGTGAAGTACAACAAGCTGAGCGACCTCGTCACCTCGGTCAAGAACGACGACGACAACGCGGACGCGGGAGCCCAATGA
- a CDS encoding response regulator: MLVDDHPVVREGLRGMLAAVEDIAVVGEAATADEAVAAAAKHAPDVVLMDLRMPGGDGAGATRGILRDRPACAVVVLTTYDTDSDILPAVEAGASGYLLKDTPPARLTDAIRAAAQGETVLAPEVATRLLANTRGADTSRDHPEAQLTSREREVLRLAAQGCGNGEIGHRLHIGATTVKTHLLRSYEKLGVSDRTAAVAHAIRRGMITPPTGDGPDGSL, encoded by the coding sequence ATGCTGGTGGACGACCATCCCGTGGTGCGCGAGGGGCTGCGGGGCATGCTCGCGGCCGTGGAGGACATCGCCGTCGTGGGCGAGGCCGCGACGGCGGACGAGGCCGTGGCCGCGGCCGCCAAGCACGCCCCCGACGTGGTGCTGATGGACCTGAGGATGCCCGGTGGGGACGGAGCCGGAGCCACTCGCGGAATCCTGCGGGACCGTCCCGCGTGCGCGGTGGTGGTGTTGACCACCTACGACACGGACAGCGACATCCTGCCGGCGGTCGAGGCGGGCGCCTCGGGCTACCTCCTCAAGGACACCCCGCCAGCCCGGCTCACCGACGCCATCCGCGCGGCCGCGCAGGGGGAGACGGTACTCGCCCCGGAGGTGGCGACCCGCCTCCTGGCCAACACGCGCGGCGCTGACACCTCCCGGGACCACCCCGAGGCCCAGCTCACCAGCAGGGAGCGGGAGGTGCTGCGGCTCGCCGCGCAGGGGTGCGGCAACGGAGAGATCGGCCACCGCCTGCACATCGGCGCCACGACCGTCAAGACCCACCTGCTGCGGTCCTACGAGAAACTGGGTGTCAGCGACCGCACGGCGGCCGTGGCGCACGCCATCCGTCGGGGGATGATCACTCCCCCGACAGGGGACGGCCCCGACGGGTCTCTTTGA
- a CDS encoding cytochrome c biogenesis CcdA family protein, producing MIAETVLQGSLLLAVPLAFAAGLVSFLSPCVLPLVPGYLSYVTGLTGADIAASRRTAQPEPAAAGGSAGTATAGTDLDTELAARRWTMLAGSALFIAGFTLVFVLVGVFVGGIGGVLLDYAEPVTRVLGAVTILLGLAFMGVVPGFNREFRIHRLPKAGLAGAPLLGVLFGLGWTPCIGPTLAAVQTLAFTEGSAARGAVLSLFYCLGLGLPFIAASLLYRRALGAFDWVKRHYRTVTAAGGAMLVLVGLLLVTGVWTDLTAIMQRWTADFTTVI from the coding sequence ATGATCGCGGAAACGGTCCTGCAGGGATCCCTCCTCCTCGCCGTGCCGCTGGCGTTCGCCGCTGGGCTCGTGTCCTTCCTGTCCCCGTGCGTCCTTCCGCTCGTTCCGGGCTACCTCTCCTACGTGACCGGGCTCACCGGTGCCGACATCGCCGCGTCCCGGCGCACCGCCCAACCGGAACCCGCGGCGGCGGGAGGATCCGCCGGGACGGCGACGGCGGGGACCGACCTCGACACGGAACTGGCAGCGCGCCGCTGGACCATGCTCGCGGGAAGCGCGCTGTTCATCGCGGGATTCACCCTCGTGTTCGTCCTCGTCGGCGTGTTCGTCGGAGGGATCGGCGGTGTGCTGCTGGACTACGCGGAGCCGGTCACCCGGGTGCTGGGCGCGGTGACCATCCTGCTCGGGCTGGCGTTCATGGGGGTCGTTCCCGGGTTCAACCGGGAGTTCCGGATCCACCGGCTCCCGAAAGCCGGACTGGCCGGCGCCCCGCTGCTCGGGGTGCTGTTCGGCCTCGGCTGGACCCCCTGCATCGGCCCCACCCTGGCGGCGGTGCAGACGCTGGCGTTCACCGAGGGCAGCGCGGCCCGCGGAGCGGTGCTCTCCCTGTTCTACTGCCTGGGGCTGGGACTGCCGTTCATCGCGGCTTCGCTGCTGTACCGCCGCGCCCTGGGCGCGTTCGACTGGGTGAAGCGGCACTACCGCACGGTGACGGCCGCGGGCGGGGCGATGCTCGTGCTCGTGGGGCTGCTGCTGGTCACCGGCGTCTGGACAGACCTCACAGCCATCATGCAGCGGTGGACCGCGGACTTTACGACGGTGATATAG
- a CDS encoding ABC transporter permease, which yields MSTTTAPTGGDTALHHDRRLPSALRVGLSRGWLDIREFFREWETVVFTFSLPILILVLFAAIFEGLVEADMSAAAYYLPGLVAMGLMSVSFQTLGIGVAVERGNGTLRWLRGTPMPPAAYFLGKTLLVLALAAGQVVVLLGGAALLYGVDLPTDAGAWFTFTWVLVLGTSGCALLGLTVSGLVRSARAAQAVVVVPFLALQFFSGVFVPVVALPTWVVEVASLFPLKWMAQGMRSVFYPESAAALEPAGSWELPLAAGVLGVWCVAGLVLCLLTFRWRTARDG from the coding sequence ATGAGTACCACCACCGCTCCGACCGGGGGTGACACGGCGCTCCACCACGACCGCCGGCTGCCGTCCGCGCTGCGCGTGGGCCTGTCCCGAGGGTGGTTGGACATCCGCGAGTTCTTCCGCGAGTGGGAGACCGTCGTGTTCACGTTCTCCCTGCCCATCCTGATCCTGGTCCTGTTCGCCGCGATATTCGAGGGCCTGGTCGAGGCGGACATGAGCGCCGCCGCGTACTACCTTCCCGGGCTGGTCGCCATGGGGCTGATGTCGGTCAGCTTCCAGACGCTGGGCATCGGCGTGGCGGTCGAGCGCGGCAACGGGACGCTGCGGTGGCTGCGCGGCACCCCGATGCCGCCCGCGGCGTACTTCCTCGGCAAGACGCTTCTCGTCCTGGCACTGGCCGCCGGTCAGGTGGTGGTGCTCCTGGGGGGCGCGGCCCTGCTCTACGGGGTGGACCTCCCCACGGACGCCGGCGCCTGGTTCACCTTCACGTGGGTCCTGGTGCTGGGTACGTCCGGCTGCGCGCTGCTGGGACTCACCGTCAGCGGCCTGGTCCGCAGCGCCCGGGCCGCCCAGGCGGTCGTGGTGGTCCCGTTCCTGGCGCTGCAGTTCTTCTCCGGCGTGTTCGTTCCGGTCGTGGCGCTGCCGACCTGGGTGGTCGAGGTCGCCTCGCTGTTCCCGCTGAAGTGGATGGCCCAGGGGATGCGGTCGGTCTTCTATCCCGAGTCGGCCGCGGCGCTGGAGCCGGCGGGGAGCTGGGAACTGCCGCTCGCCGCGGGGGTGTTGGGAGTATGGTGTGTGGCGGGGTTGGTGCTGTGCCTGCTGACATTCCGATGGAGAACCGCCAGGGACGGGTGA